The following are from one region of the Ptychodera flava strain L36383 chromosome 15, AS_Pfla_20210202, whole genome shotgun sequence genome:
- the LOC139152189 gene encoding evolutionarily conserved signaling intermediate in Toll pathway, mitochondrial-like isoform X2 has translation MNYTQSWINKGVMPNEETKGVLLSVFGRKGHPIRKLQRMLYWFYKFRHVNPFPLPKELPEDPIAVAELGLQRISDYDAKFEVFKYTSNTGRESFIAQVMSPEQKELLAEHPTHAPVYVEGGYNLWLRDKKVSYFVLRADNITLVPSEEKTTQDIEGIAVHREGTVFAICMTSDNSQESLRTWISSLQDTNPNLANLPVMFNVHQISDTRDITSQTAS, from the exons GTGTGATGCCAAATGAAGAAACCAAGGGTGTATTACTGTCTGTGTTTGGTCGTAAAGGCCATCCAATCAGAAAACTACAGAGAATGCTGTATTGGTTTTACAAGTTCCGGCATGTTAATCCTTTTCCTTTGCCAAAGGAATTGCCAGAGGATCCAATTGCAGTTGCAGAGCTTGGACTTCAGAGAATATCAGACTATGATGCTAAATTTGAAGTTTTTAAG TATACTAGTAATACAGGAAGGGAAAGCTTTATAGCACAAGTCATGAGTCCAGAACAAAAAGAACTTTTAGCTGAACATCCAACTCATGCTCCTGTGTATGTGGAAGGAGGTTATAATCTCTGGTTGAGAGATAAGAAAGTATCCTACTTTGTCCTCAGAGCAGATAATATCACCTTAGTACCATCAGAAGAAAAGACAACACAAGATATAGAAG GTATAGCTGTTCACAGGGAAGGCACAGTGTTTGCTATATGTATGACAAGTGATAACAGTCAAGAATCTTTAAGAACATGGATTTCCAGTCTACAAGATACCAATCCCAATCTTGCTAATTTACCtgtcatgttcaatgttcatcaaaTATCAGATACTAGGGACATAACATCACAGACTGCCAGCTGa